The Pygocentrus nattereri isolate fPygNat1 chromosome 2, fPygNat1.pri, whole genome shotgun sequence genome has a window encoding:
- the LOC119261844 gene encoding histone H3: protein MARTKQTARKSTGGKAPRKQLATKAARKSAPATGGVKKPHRYRPGTVALREIRRYQKSTELLIRKLPFQRLVREIAQDFKTDLRFQSSAVMALQEASEAYLVGLFEDTNLCAIHAKRVTIMPKDIQLARRIRGERA from the coding sequence CGCCCGTAAGTCCACCGGTGGTAAAGCCCCGAGGAAGCAGCTGGCTACCAAGGCTGCCCGGAAGAGCGCTCCGGCCACCGGCGGCGTCAAGAAGCCTCACCGTTACAGGCCCGGTACCGTGGCTCTCCGCGAGATCCGCCGCTACCAGAAGTCCACAGAGCTGCTGATCCGCAAGCTGCCCTTCCAGCGCCTGGTGCGGGAGATCGCTCAGGACTTCAAGACCGATCTCCGCTTCCAGAGCTCTGCCGTCATGGCCCTGCAGGAGGCCAGCGAGGCTTACTTGGTGGGTCTCTTCGAGGACACGAACCTGTGCGCCATCCACGCCAAGAGAGTCACCATCATGCCTAAAGACATCCAGCTGGCCCGCCGTATCCGCGGAGAGCGCGCTTAG